The following proteins are co-located in the Capillibacterium thermochitinicola genome:
- a CDS encoding DUF3795 domain-containing protein, translating into MDNNNLLRLIAPCGRLCYTCDAMKDGVINQAAKKLLYVLCSYDSFLQSAPDSRPISGKYSAFKEVLEYLADVKCNGCREDHCMNKNCIVPECTKNQNIQFCYECKGFPCDKTGFPDDLREKWIRKNKKIKAIGIEKYFDEEKNLPHYAS; encoded by the coding sequence GTGGATAACAATAATCTTTTAAGATTGATTGCCCCTTGTGGACGACTTTGTTATACATGTGATGCCATGAAAGATGGAGTAATAAATCAAGCGGCAAAGAAACTTTTATATGTTTTATGTTCTTATGATTCATTTTTGCAAAGTGCCCCGGATTCCAGGCCTATTTCAGGAAAATATAGTGCTTTTAAAGAGGTTTTAGAATATCTTGCCGATGTTAAATGTAATGGTTGTAGAGAAGACCATTGTATGAATAAAAATTGTATTGTACCGGAGTGTACTAAAAATCAGAACATCCAATTCTGTTATGAATGTAAGGGTTTTCCGTGTGATAAAACTGGATTTCCTGATGATTTGAGAGAAAAGTGGATAAGGAAAAACAAAAAGATTAAAGCAATCGGTATTGAGAAATATTTTGACGAAGAAAAGAATTTACCACATTACGCGAGTTAA
- a CDS encoding Cof-type HAD-IIB family hydrolase, translated as MSENMIKMVVTDLDETLLRTDKSISKYTVDVINKVRQRGIKFIFATARGGSAKTLVDYELFDGYVLLNGAKAFVDNRLIYERTISADIFIPFLRELSHRNFMVAAEVEGIHYANFKVNEKWSYINNFMVTDYSDVSGSADKLYVLIDDPNQIDLITPILPKELYLNLTRDNLAMIMHKAATKFNGVLAVAEEFNIPKGEIIAFGDDINDKEMLLKFGLGVAMSNAIDEIKMIADYVCDTNDNDGVAKWLEENLLRYGGN; from the coding sequence TTGAGTGAGAACATGATTAAAATGGTTGTAACCGATTTGGATGAAACGCTTCTAAGGACGGATAAATCTATTTCCAAGTATACCGTTGATGTAATCAACAAAGTTCGTCAACGAGGCATAAAATTTATCTTTGCCACCGCCAGAGGCGGTAGTGCCAAAACCTTGGTAGATTACGAATTGTTTGATGGTTATGTTTTGCTGAACGGCGCCAAGGCTTTTGTTGACAACAGACTAATATACGAGCGGACAATTTCCGCAGACATTTTCATCCCATTTTTACGGGAATTATCGCATAGAAACTTTATGGTTGCCGCCGAAGTCGAAGGGATTCATTATGCTAATTTTAAGGTGAATGAAAAATGGAGTTACATTAATAATTTCATGGTAACTGATTATTCGGATGTCTCGGGCAGTGCGGATAAATTATATGTGTTAATCGATGATCCAAATCAAATTGATTTGATTACCCCAATTCTGCCCAAAGAGTTATATTTAAATTTGACTAGGGACAACTTGGCGATGATCATGCATAAAGCGGCAACAAAATTTAATGGGGTCTTGGCAGTGGCAGAAGAGTTTAATATACCGAAAGGTGAGATCATAGCCTTCGGCGATGACATCAATGACAAGGAAATGCTCCTGAAATTTGGTTTAGGTGTGGCGATGAGCAACGCCATCGATGAGATTAAAATGATCGCGGATTACGTTTGTGACACAAATGACAACGATGGTGTCGCTAAGTGGCTAGAAGAAAATTTATTAAGATATGGCGGTAATTAA